A window of the Juglans microcarpa x Juglans regia isolate MS1-56 chromosome 5D, Jm3101_v1.0, whole genome shotgun sequence genome harbors these coding sequences:
- the LOC121265335 gene encoding UDP-glucuronic acid decarboxylase 1 yields the protein MKQLHKQSSINHRRDEEMSMGPTAPYSPKTLKHPRSLPIPRSINYLFKEQRLLFILVGILIGSTFFILQPTLSRFGPSEPNSFSVPRSFSSGLPQRDQVSNFAQYPPINHGKLGRVPAGIPRKRSRIVVTGGAGFVGSHLVDKLLDRGDDVIVIDNFFTGRKENLVHRFGNPRFELIRHDVVEPILLEVDQIYHLACPASPVHYKYNPVKTIKTNVMGTLNMLGLAKRIGARFLLTSTSEVYGDPLEHPQKETYWGNVNPIGERSCYDEGKRTAETLAMDYHRGADVEVRIARIFNTYGPRMCLDDGRVVSNFVAQAIRKQPLTVYGDGKQTRSFQYVSDLVNGLVALMEGEHVGPFNLGNPGEFTMLELAEVVKETIDSSATIEFRPNTADDPHKRKPDISKAKELLNWEPKISLREGLPLMVSDFQNRILNEDEGKGLK from the exons ATGAAACAGTTACATAAGCAATCCAGCATTAATCACAGACGAGACGAGGAGATGTCCATGGGTCCAACCGCGCCATACTCGCCCAAAACCCTCAAACACCCCAGATCCCTTCCCATCCCCAGATCTATAAACTACCTCTTTAAAGAACAGAGGCTCCTCTTCATCCTCGTCGGCATTCTTATTGGCTCCACATTCTTCATTCTACAACCAACCCTGTCCCGCTTCGGCCCCTCCGAGCCCAACTCCTTTTCCGTCCCTCGCTCCTTCTCTTCCGGTCTGCCCCAACGCGACCAGGTCTCTAACTTCGCTCAATATCCCCCGATTAATCATGGCAAGCTTGGGCGGGTCCCGGCCGGGATCCCGCGGAAGAGATCGAGGATTGTGGTCACCGGTGGTGCCGGATTCGTCGGCAGCCACCTCGTCGATAAGCTTCTCGACAGAGGGGACGATGTGATAGTCATCGATAATTTCTTCACCGGGAGGAAGGAAAATTTGGTTCATCGCTTTGGGAATCCGAGGTTCGAGCTTATCCGCCACGACGTCGTGGAGCCGATACTTCTTGAGGTGGATCAGATCTACCACTTGGCTTGCCCGGCCTCGCCCGTTCATTATAAGTATAATCCCGTCAAGACCATC AAGACTAATGTGATGGGTACCTTGAATATGTTGGGCCTGGCAAAGAGAATTGGAGCTAGGTTTTTGCTTACGAGTACGAGTGAGGTTTATGGCGACCCACTTGAGCATCCCCAGAAAGAGACTTATTGGGGAAACGTGAATCCAATAG GTGAGAGGAGCTGCTACGATGAAGGAAAGCGGACAGCCGAAACCTTAGCAATGGATTATCACCGAGGTGCAGATGTTGAG GTCCGTATTGCTCGCATTTTTAATACATATGGACCTCGTATGTGTTTAGATGATGGGCGTGTTGTTAGCAACTTTGTTGCTCAG GCCATTCGCAAACAACCATTAACAGTATATGGGGATGGAAAGCAAACCCGAAGCTTCCAATATGTGTCTGACCTG GTCAATGGACTGGTAGCATTAATGGAAGGTGAACATGTGGGGCCTTTCAACCTGGGTAACCCAGGGGAGTTCACCATGCTTGAGCTTGCTGAG GTTGTCAAAGAAACAATTGATTCAAGTGCTACAATAGAATTTAGACCAAATACTGCTGATGATCCGCATAAGAGGAAACCCGATATTAGTAAAGCAAAGGAACTGCTGAACTGGGAGCCAAAAATCTCACTTAGAGAGGGGCTGCCACTTATGGTGAGTGATTTCCAGAACCGCATTTTGAATGAAGACGAAGGAAAAGGTTTGAAATAG